GCCGCGACGGATCGCTGCGCAGCCACTTCCTCGAATAATGCGTCGAAATCGTCAGCGGCGTCGGTCATAGTCCCTGCTTCTCCATAATGTAATGTCGCAATGATCAGTAAGGCAATCCACGCCCGCGCGCCGCATGGCGGGCGCGTCCGGGTCATTTAAATTGCCGTGTGGTATCTAAAAAAGTGCTGATTTTGCCGGCTTGCGGCGCTTTAGGTTTTGCACGAGTGTAGCAGTGTGGTTGCCGTAGGTAAATCTTTGTAGCCTGGAGCGTTGTTGATTCACGGCGTAAACGTCGTTCTGCGACCGCATTTCGTCTTATTCGTGAACATATTTACACGGCCACTGTTGTATTTTGTTATCGACTATTGCCCGGCTCGGCGCAAGCCGTCACTGGGACTAAGCGAACACATGTTTGAGTGAGATCAACTATTTATGATCGGTGAGGTCGGAAAACACGAACTACAATAAGAAGGTGTCGTGATGGGAGGAGGACTCACCATGTACCAAAAGATTCTGATCACTACCGACGGCTCGGCGGTGTCGCAGCACACCGCCTGTGCCGGCGTCAAGTTCGCGCAACAGATGGGCGCCGAAGTGCTGGCGCTGTTCGTCGCGCCGGAATACCAATATCCGGTGTATGTCGAAATCATCCCGCCTTCCTACCCCAGCGAAGAAGAATACCTGGCCCAGATGCGCCGCATGGGCGAGGACTACATGGGATCGATCATGCGCGCCGCCGAGGGCTGTGGCTTGAAGCACAGCTGCATGACCGCATTTTCGGACGCCGCCGCGCTCAAGATCGTCGAAGTTGCCAATGAGAAGCATTGCGACCTGATCTTCATGGGCTCGCACGGCCGCAGCGGCTGGGGCCAGCTGCTGCTCGGCAGCGTCACCAACAAGGTGTTGTCCCAGACCAGTAAACCTGTGCTGGTGCACCGCCTGATCCGCGAACCGGGCACGTGAGCGCCGTCATGACGGGCGCGCATGCGCGTGCCCGCGTGATGCAATTTACGCAAAAACAGCAGCGAGCGTATATACAACTGTGGTAGCGTCTGACTTATGCTCCACACGGTACCCGGGGACTCTTATGATTCGTATTGTGATTGCCGACGACCACACGATCATGCGCGAAGGCTTGAAGCGCATCCTCGACGGCGCCCTTGACATCGAGATCGTCGGCGAAGCCACCAATGGC
This genomic stretch from Massilia sp. 9096 harbors:
- a CDS encoding universal stress protein — its product is MYQKILITTDGSAVSQHTACAGVKFAQQMGAEVLALFVAPEYQYPVYVEIIPPSYPSEEEYLAQMRRMGEDYMGSIMRAAEGCGLKHSCMTAFSDAAALKIVEVANEKHCDLIFMGSHGRSGWGQLLLGSVTNKVLSQTSKPVLVHRLIREPGT